The window CGTCTCACCATTCCGTCCGACGAGTGCGATGAGGACCCCGTTCGGAAGGTCAGTGTCCAGTTCGGTGATGGTCTTGCCGACGAGGTCTTTCGCGGTAACCTCGATTTCCTGTACGTCTCCGCTCCGTCCGAGTTCCGTCATCCAGTTCGAGAGCGCTGGACGTTCGATGACGTTGTCGATGGCCCACGCTGTCGCGAGCGACGAGGAAATCGTTCGAACGCCCAGGTCCTCGAAGGCGTCCACGTTGTCCGGATTGTTCGCTCGGGCGATGATCGTTTCTGCATCGAATTTCGAATCGGCGAGTTGCGCAACCAGCAGGTTCACGTCGTCGTCGCCGGTCGCCGCAACGACGATTTTCGCGTTGTCGGCGCCTGCCGACCGAAGGACTTCCGTATCAGTACCGTCGCCGCGATGGACGGTAAATCCCTTATCGCGGGCGGTTGCGATTATCGATTCGTCCTGCTCGATGAGCACGACGTTCTCTCCACGGTCTTCGAGGCGTTCGGCGAGCGCACGGCCCACCTTGCCACCTCCGATGATGAGTACACGCATTGGGATCACGTTCAGTCGTTCCGCGATGTGTCGAGCGAAGCCAGCCTCGAACACGACGGTAACGAGGATGACGAGAAAGACGGTTCCGATGAGGGTCGTCGCCGCAGCCCCCGAGTTTGGAATTTCCGGGGTATTCTGGAGTCGAAAGGCGAACAGCGTCGCGACGGACGCCGGGATGATACCACGCGGACCGACGAAGCTCACGAACAGTTTTTCGCCGCGCGTGAACCGGGTTCCGGTGGTCGAAACGAACACGAGGAGGGGACGGATGAGGAACATCACTGCGAGAACGACGACCAAACCGCCGATTCCCAGCGAAAACAGATCGCTCGGCTCTAACAGTGCCGCGAGCGTAATGAACACGAACGAGAGGACGACGAGCGTAATGTCGCCTTTGAACTCCTCGATTTTCTCCTCGTAGGGAAGGTCGGCGTTGCCCAAAATGATACCCGCCGTCGCAACGGCGGCGATACCCGCTTCCTTTGCGAAGAAGTCCGCGACGGCGTATGCGACGAGTGCCCCGGCTAGCACTAACAGACGGGAGTTCTGTGGTGCGTTTTCTCGCGAGAGGTCGACGTGACGAAGCACGTACCAGATGACGAGGGAGATCAGTAAGCCGACGATGAGTCCGGTGCCGAGTTTCGCCATGAACTCGCTCAGAAACTCGGCGAGCGCGAACGACTCCTCACCCGTCAGGACGACGACCTCGAACATCACCACCGCGAGGATTGCCGCCGTCACGTCGTTGACGATGCCTTCCGTCTCCAGCGCCGCACCGACCCGGTCGCGAACCGCGACGACGGATAGAATCGGCGTGATGACGGTCGGTCCGGTCGCCACGAGGAGCGCGCCGATGAGGAACGACAAGTCCCAGGCCGCACCGAGCGCGAAATGGACGACCGTGGCGGTTCCGACGAGGGAAATGGCCGCACCGACGGTGACGAGGCGAATCTGTGCGGAGGGTGCCTCGCGAAGTTTGTTCAGTTTGAGATGGAACGCGCCCTCGAAGACGATGATAGCGACGCTCAGCCCAACGATCGCCGACAGCGCGCCACCGAACGACGTGGGGTCGAGTAATCCGACCCCGACGGGGCCGACGATGATTCCTGCGGAGAGCAGAAAAAGCACACTCGGAACGCGGAATCTGTCTGCCAGTACCTGTGCTACGACACCGACACCGATGATGGCGGCGACGATGTAAATCAACTCGGCACCTGCCCCGGAGCTCACGGGCGACCCTCCATGTACTGGAAATGAGTAACCCGATAGTATAAAAACGCCCGCAC of the Haladaptatus caseinilyticus genome contains:
- a CDS encoding cation:proton antiporter domain-containing protein, which encodes MSSGAGAELIYIVAAIIGVGVVAQVLADRFRVPSVLFLLSAGIIVGPVGVGLLDPTSFGGALSAIVGLSVAIIVFEGAFHLKLNKLREAPSAQIRLVTVGAAISLVGTATVVHFALGAAWDLSFLIGALLVATGPTVITPILSVVAVRDRVGAALETEGIVNDVTAAILAVVMFEVVVLTGEESFALAEFLSEFMAKLGTGLIVGLLISLVIWYVLRHVDLSRENAPQNSRLLVLAGALVAYAVADFFAKEAGIAAVATAGIILGNADLPYEEKIEEFKGDITLVVLSFVFITLAALLEPSDLFSLGIGGLVVVLAVMFLIRPLLVFVSTTGTRFTRGEKLFVSFVGPRGIIPASVATLFAFRLQNTPEIPNSGAAATTLIGTVFLVILVTVVFEAGFARHIAERLNVIPMRVLIIGGGKVGRALAERLEDRGENVVLIEQDESIIATARDKGFTVHRGDGTDTEVLRSAGADNAKIVVAATGDDDVNLLVAQLADSKFDAETIIARANNPDNVDAFEDLGVRTISSSLATAWAIDNVIERPALSNWMTELGRSGDVQEIEVTAKDLVGKTITELDTDLPNGVLIALVGRNGETRVPSEDFTFQQGDHITFLGRKEAVRDAIDRCHPR